GAGGTCCTCTGTATTAGTCTGTTGCGGTCATTAAATGATTTCCCATGTTAGGCATATAATTCCTGTGTCTGAGATTTGGAAACTTTTATTAAACAATTTGATTGTAGAGTCAGGGTTGAACCAGATTCTTTGATATATCCTAAGATGAATCAATAGTTTGATCACCAACCACTTAAAACAGCCAAGATTCTGACTGGCCTAGTGCAAagagtaaaaacaaggactgcagatgctggaaatcagtctagattagagtggtgctggaaaagcacagcaggtcaggcagcagaggagcaggaaaatagacgtttcgggcaaaagccctttatcaggaataggaGGCAGGGTGCATGCAGAGTGCACAGATAGGACACCAATATTAGCGACTGCTGAACATTTGCCAATATTCATCCTGTacccaaatccctttgcactCTTGTAGTAAGGAAAATGTCCCAAGTTGATTTTTTCCAAACACTTCAAACATATTCAGTAATCCACTACAGTTGCTTATACTGAATTGCTGCTCTGCATTTACCCCTCAAACAAATTCATTGTACTTCGAAGGATAGGTCAGTTCCATTATTCACTTGGGTCACTTCTCAACCACAAACCCTCTATTCCAGAACTGGAAGTCATATACTGTTCACGACTGTATTAATTACTTCAAAACAGACTGGATTGGAATTGCAACCAAACAATGACAGAAAAAGAAATTACCTTCAGATCCAGGCCAGCAGTTCCACAGCACAATGGTGACCCTAGTTTTAACCCATTACCAGAACCTTACTGTAATTTATCAAGCAGTTGCATGAAGTTAACAAATTTTATCTCTTGGCAGTTCAATTACAACACCAGACTAGTTCAGGTTTCTATATTGGATAATCTAGTTCACATATGGTTCAGCTATTTGATTACTCCAGACATCTGATACAGCAGTAACAATTTGCATAGGTTACAATGAAATGCTTAAATGATCTCAGTGGAGACATTTTAATAGTTCTGAGCAAACTAGGATAACATTTAATATTAGAGCAATCAGTGGAAGACAATTCTTGTGAGCTTAAGCAATTCTAGCTATCATTCCAAATAAAAATGGCTGAGGGATCCATCCAGTTGCATTGCCAACTTTTGAGTCAACTTTTGCTCACTGTTGATCTTCTCAGCTAGCAAAAGTATGAGGAGCAAGTCATCCTCAAGCAAAATACACAAGTTTAGTTTACctagtttattttaaaaaccaTAAAATGTTCCTTACAAAACAAGATTGCATTCTGCACATTTACTGAATGGATCTGGCACATTTAAACTACCAGTACTATTGTCCATAAACAGTGTACATCTTAATGTTACCATATTACAGGAAAATACAATAAACCACTGAAACATTCAGAACAAAACATAAAACCCAGAATCCACTGTCACTGTTGGAAAATTCAAACTGTCTAAGCTGTGCTAAGGTTCACTAATTAAAACAtgacaaatgatgaaaagcagaataTGATCTATGCTCCCAGTGTGATCTATGTAAGCAGGAATGTTGGCTCTTCAAACAAAAAGCAGTGACAAAAAAGCAGTGATGTATTCCTTCAATCTTCTCCGCTTTTTTGTTTTACAAGAACTCCCCAGAGTACTGCCTCACACTGTGAAAGGAAAGTACAGAATTAGATGGAGAGTTGATACTGttaaaattcagaaaattaaGACAAGCCCAAGTTTACTTTGACCCATACCATACCCTTATTAAAATGGCCAAAACAAAAGCCAAacctccaacccttaagtttatATTAAGAAACTCAAGAATTTTACTACTACAGGGATTAACTCAGGTTGCCTAAATGTGGTCAGGACATTTTCCAACACCGTTCAATATATATAAAACTGTGCTTTCAAATCATGCAATTAAAGCAATTCACTAGTGCTGGGTCGAAAGTTTGATATTCTGAACTTGAAGGAAATCTTTGCCTTCAGAGGTTATCAGCAACATTGCACACCCAATTGTGCATAAATTCAATTTCCCAAACTGACCCTTTCCACCACCAAAACAAAACCGTTCCCACTACCAAACTGACCTTATCTCGTGTGGAGCTGCGGTATCTGAACGCACGGGTCAGCTTAAGGGCGCAAAGCGGCTGCTGTAGCTGCACTGGGGAGAAAccaggtaaaaaaaaaataaactaatttgaccaaacatttttttttcaaatcaatgTTCGGGTGCGAGTGCAGATCAATTCGACCCAGCACTAAAATTTCAGTTAACCAAAGCTTGTTTATGAAACAGTTCAGCGCAGCACAGGAATTATAATTTAAGATGACAGAAAATGGTAGTTTGCTGTTGAAGCTTAATTAGTTACTGGAAGTAAAGATTGAACAGAACTTTCTGGAGAGATATAATCTGCGCTATATGGTAGACTGTGATTTGTTGTCAATCCAACTGTCAAACAACAAAATCACTAGTCTTCCACACAGAACCAGACCACAATCCAAAGTTGACTGACCTTCTATATTTGGTTATTAGAATTAATGAAATTTTATTATACAACTGAAATTTACTACTcaaaggcatttttaaaaagacatttaaacaGCAGATACCATTTGTTGAATTTAGTTGGCAGTGTATAAACTAAGCTTGAAAGTCAGATGATTTCAATGGTGAAAACTTAATGAATGGTGCTTAAGTCTTATCTCAGCCCAGCAAAGACAGGATAGAAAGAGGAAGTCAATTTAGTTGCTAAACAAATCAAGCACCCTTTATTACTACTTGCCTGTTCTGCAGCAGATACTGTGCATTCTGGATCTGGTCCTGTGTGCCTGTAATGGTGATTATGCGATCCTCAGAGCCTTCAAGAGGTTCATCGATCTTAATGGATGCTCCAGACTCATGACGAATTTGTTTAATTCTCTGACCTCCTTTACCGATTATAGAACCAGCCAGctgttacatttaaaaaaaattggttgaTGCATATAACATACAACTTATTTCTCAGCCCTGCAGGAACTTGATACATAATCATTATCTCTATGTTATCAATATACGCGACATTTGGAATAAATTGCACTAGGAAATTAGAACTAAATTTGACAAGTTAAAAAGTGGATGCCACAGAATACTGGAAGTGAATTTGGATAATCACTTTTAGGCAAGACCTAATCTGATTAAGATCCTTTGATATGCAGGGGCTTGGTAATGAATTTAAATACAAACTTACATCTTTAGGGATTGTGACTTGTGTAGTAATGATTGGCCCTCCCAAATCTCCATATCCACCACGGCCGCCTGAAAACCAAATTatggaaatcaattaaccaaatttaACTGAAATAATCCAGTTAATAAATTTGAATAGAACAAAGTAAACTCACCATATCCAGAACCACCCTGCACATGAGGATATTTTGGTGGGTGTTGGGGAGGACAAAAGAAAGTACATTAGAATAAAGACACTTATTTATAAATTAGTCCCAAATTTAAACATTACCATAAATAGcatacaaaaaaaagtgaagtagAACGACAACAAGTTATTTAATTGcagtgaatgggcaaagaaaaGCAAGCCGAACAGAAATTCAGCAGTAGTAGTTTGCAATAAGCCATtccatttaaattcattttaagaGGTGAGGGTTTCTATTCCAATAGGCAAGCAGCTGCAAAATAACCTTCAGAAGGTTTCAAGTTTTACCCAATGTCATCAGGCAGAGAAGAATGCTACTTATATGCACAAGTTAAAGCTCATATAAGGAagacatattttcagaagaaaTTAAGACTCACCATTCCATCATAGCGATCATTCATTCTGTTCCTGCCATAGAGAGTACGGTCACTACAATGAAATAGGAGCTATTTGTAATCACAGTAACTGCCCCAAATCCAGACTACTTTGGTAAGTCAGGATGGTACAGCCTGTTGTCCAAACAATATAGCAAACATGAATTAACTATTTTTGAATTATATTTAACTTGTTTCCAGCAAGTTGtttaaattgttccatagtgatACAATGTATCAACAATAAAAATGTTTGCTGTTTGCAATGGCTTTACTGAAGCCCTTTATACAATTacatcaaattaaattaatcagACCAACATATTTCAAAACAGACATTGCAATCTGGCATGCAAGTAATAAACATAAATACTATATGCACTGGTAGAAAATAAATGACAACCCCAAAGGATTGCTTTTCTGATTGGTGCTGCCAGCAGTAACACCAAGCTTACCCTctaggtggaggtgggggagggagaatacggccacctctaccacctcttgCAGTACGGGGCAGAGGTGGTGGGCCCCTGCGCGTTGGTGGGCTCATGTCATCATAAGCATCTCTTCTGGGTGGGGGCATTGGACGGCCTCTGCCCCCAATTCCCATGGGAACCCTACGCTCATATCCAGGAGAGGGAGGATGGGGCCCACCCCTGCCACGCATCTGAAACGGAACTGGACGTCTTCCTCGGTCATCAAACATCATTGTAAAACCACCATAATCATAGGTTTCATCGTAGAAATTTGGATCATATGGCTGTGCACGTCCCTTGACGGGAGACTGGAGACAAAGAAAACCATGTATCACTTGCAGGAAATCTCAATATTAGAATGAAATGTTAATCTTCAATATATCAAAACCTGATTGacttaaagaaaataatcaaTACCATTCCAGTAGTAATTTCTTAAACTAGCAGACAAGCTCCAGACAAGAATTTAACACCAAGCTTTAAAATTTACCAATTTTCCATCTTTACAAAAGACATGTAAACAAACATCAGTAAAACAATTCTTTCATGGAAGAGTAAGAATGCCAACCTCTGCCAATAGTCCCATAATAATCTTGATGCACTCAACCACTCTGTCTGGCTTCCCGCCAAGCAGAACGACCCTATCCGTTGAATGAGGACAACACTCCTGGAACAGTTTAATAGTTGTCTGTGTGGTCTAGAATCGAGGGGAAAAAAGTTGGCttacaaaatattaaaaagtTTAGACAATGAAATGTAAATTCACCACTTTTACATACAGCAGAATTTCAGAGCACCACTACGTACTCCAccactatgtcccctagtaactaTAGAATTGAagtatcagttctgaggaattgcaaagttCAAGTATTGAGAATCTGCCACATCAAGACAGCCTCAAAACCAATAGCATATGATTACTGCTCAGACCAAATTCCAGACAGGAATTTGAGATACGCAGAAAATACCAGTGGACTTCAGAAGCACATAGATAATGTAATCTTACTGGTTACCAAATACTTTGTTCATTGGCATAATCAAAACTAAAATCTTTCACAAGACAGGTAATACAACCTACCTCtctcagctcctttatttttacTCCCTTGACACCAATGATGCTCCCAGCTTGGCTTTGGTGAACAAGCATTCTTAGTTCACAGTCAAAATCCTTTCCTTTATAGTGTTGATACTGTAAGGTCAAAAGTTGAACAGAAGCATAAAATTCTTGAACTGGTATCCAGGTTTCCTACATTTGACTTTGAAGCTGAGTTGTAGACTGATAATGTAACTCAATTGTTACAATTGCAAGGCTACATCTCATTTACATTGTAAATTGCTAAATAAAGAACACAACTCACCTCTTCCAAAGTTGGGATGATCTTCGATAATATATCTCCAATAGTTTCAATATCCGCATTTATACTCAATATGCTGCCAAATTTTTTTAAACCATTGACAATTTAAAggagaagaaaggaaacaaaatcagTGAGTAAGCCATTCATAGCATTCTGAAACAATGTAACATTAACTCAGTACATACATtaacaattaaatttaaaataagtatTTAGTAACCCCCATTATAAATATTTACTAATAAACATGCAAATTTAAactaattaacatttcaaattaagACAGCTTTGGAAAATGGATAACTGGAAGGGCTCAGATTAAGTGGGCAAGAAAAACGACGTATAGCTGAGAGcagaaaagtggaaaaaaaaatcattcctccCCACCACCAGCAATTTGAGAAACCCCTGGAAATAGATTAGCAATTTTGGCACACCTTTTCATAGGCaaaagcagaaaaatgtgagTATCATGGAGTACAGCATTAAAAGAagtgtttgacaaatttggagAAAAGGTTAAGAAACTAGTTGTGGTAACAGCACTACTATGCCCCTGCAggaaatcaaattaaaaaaagaaaaaaaaacacaatgagacAGAACAAATGAAAGTGAAAGGAATGGTGACAAGTTAGATTGTAAGACTATGAATGTGGGGAGCAAGATGTACAAGGATAGTGCAAGAAAGACAGATTTAACAAATGATTTAAAATGCAGCAAATATGCAACACTTGAAGCTGTGCTCCTTCCATTAAAATGAATTAGTGGATTGCTCTGGGTGGGCAACTCACGTAATAAAGACCAGCCACAAAAGACTTAATGGGGAAAATAGACAGAAAATAACTCAAACAGTACACTTTCTATAAGGGACTACTAATTAATAACAACAAATTCAGGTTATATAGATACAATTCCTTGTTCTAATCAGGCAGTGAGTCATAAACTGTTGGGACATACCGCTCGGGGCCACTGCTGTCTGGGACTGATACACTGGCATTGTACTGCATTGGTCACAAAGGCGTTCGTGGTTGTTGGCATTGGGCAAGGGCATTCAGTGAAGTTCAGGTATTGGTGCCCATTGGCATTTGAGCACATTATGGGCATAGCCAACCAGGGTATTCAGATGGGCGTTCAAGGGGCAGATGGGTCAACGTCATGATGGGCAACGCAGGGAACATGTCGATCCAGTACAAGGGCAACGGAGATAAATGGCCAAAAAAACAAGGAGAGGGAAGAGGGGGGAAAAGGAGTAAATTTTAATTGAAtgatattaaaaaatctattctCATCACTCTATATATCCTCTGTACAGACTTCTGAAGACTCTATACAACGAGACACTTCATAATTATAATTTTAGAACAAAGTTACTTTAAACAGTATTTCGCCTCATAATAAgggaaataaatacaaaatcaCTAAATGAAGTTAACATTAAACCTACTCTTCTACAGGGCATCTATTTATGCTGACTAATACAAAAATTACAATTCTGTTCAGCTTCATTTTTTCTCAAAACATTCCCTCCCATCTTTGGAAACATTGTTAACACTGTTCTATACCCAATTTCATATCAAGTATTCTTCTTTACATAAAGCAGTCTTTGTCCTTCACGTACATCTGTATAGCTGTTGAAGTAAGAACAGATggacatcttttaaaaaaaaaataagttcTGACTTTGGGAAACTCTGGATTACACTAGCCACCTGCAATGTTTCTCCATTTAATACTGTAGTTCACAAATAGGATAAGCTGTAATCAAGGATTGTTACAGATATGGACACCTTAAAAGACAACTATGAAACTTAAAACTGCATCCTAGTTATATAAAGCGTTTAATGATATCCCCTCAGAGCTAGCCCAGCTATAAAACTTCAGAAAAATAATGATTAAACAATATTACAAAAGGCTCTGTCCTCCCAGAACAGTATAATTAactcattttaaaatgttcatagcTTCACGGACTGACTATCTAGCAGTATATTCACAACACAGACTGCAAAATTTCAGTTATGACAATTACAAACTTACTGAAAAGTTATTGATTTAATCACTAGATCAACACATTTTAACCTACACTATAGATGTATACTCACGTCTGTACGCAATGACTTGATATTTTTGCCACCTTTTCCAATTACTGCTCCAGCattcttaaaaagaaaatcacaagtTAAATTCCAAATAGCTTTCACTACATCTTTATGCATTCAAAAAGTAGTTATGCATCCTCGTGTTCTACTGAATAAAAAACTAAGTTTGCCAGTGCTTGAAACTAGAAATTTCTCACCTTGCTCTGCAACAGAAGCCGTAGTTCCACACACTGATCATTATTCCGAGACCTCTTAAAGGCTTGCTCTCCATCATGGTCCTCAGCGGGACGTTTGCCTGAAAGTTttgcgtgtttttttttaaaatatcaagctTCATGTAAACATTTTTGGCACACTAAGTCTAACATCAAATACTGGCAATTGTGCTTCATTTGCACCCTGGCTGGTACAATTTGTTAACATTTAGTTAAGAGTATGCTTAGAACAGTATAATCTACAAGTCTTACACATTGCTTTACTGTCTCACTTACCTTCCACACATCATAACAGCTATGTTCAACAATCCAACCTAGAAAATGCATACTCCAACATCACTTTCAATTTGTTCTCATTGATACAATTGTTACATTATCTGCTGAATCAAGTCAAAATTTAATGATTTAAACTTTTCTAATTAAATATGACATTTGCACTCTGTCTACATAGAATTCTAGTCACTGGATCAGAATTTAGTGTAGAACACTAGACAGCAATTGTTCACCTGTGGAGAGGAGTCATTTTTACTGCAAACCATTGTGCACAAGAAAATTAGCTGTCAGCTTTGCGGGTGCTGATTGGCCAACATTTGCAATACTTAACCTTCAGCACGATACATCACTTCcgataaaaacaaaaataaacaaacaaagtcAGCCAAGGGAGAAGATTGTTTGAGGAGATGAATTTATAAAAAAAGATGGGTAAAACAGATTTCAAAAGTAAAATGAGCCCTGTAAGACACGTTAGGACGGGTAACATTACTGAAATGCATGTGTAATGTAAATAGTGAGTCAGATTCTGAAAATGGTGGCGTGCATAGAAAGACAAGACCAAAGAGCTTGGGGATCCAGAGGACAACAGAATGATCAATGTTGATGCATAATAATACTCAAGCTACCAGCGAGTGTAACTACCCATCGGAACACTGGATGCAACATATGTTGCAGTCTGAAAGACATACATTGGAAAGACTTGGATGAAGGTAGGGCACAGAGCAACGATGTGAGGTGCAAACTGACCAAATTGGAAAAGAGGTTAAATAGTCTGTTCAGAAATCAGAAAAACATTCTAACTCATCTTTTAAAAAGGTTCACACTATGCAACTTTCTACTATGCACATGGAGTCAATATTCCCAGActtttgaatttattcaaaactGTTAAATACTACTTAAGGAAAACAATTAAATGGAAATAAATCAAGCAAACAAATCAGTGCTATAAATCTTATGACAATATCAATACAAGAAATGCAAAAAAGGCAAACATACAAGAACCAGGGCTAAGACTACTACCGTTGGTCTCTGGGCTGTTATATTTGATGTCTTGCTGATCAGTTTCCATTTTAGGTATCAAGTACTGCGAATAATACGCAAAACTTGTTATGCAGCTAGTCTGTAAGACAAAATTTTCCACAAATTGTTAAATACTCATTTGCTAAACTGACCAATAATCAATACAAAACAGAAAAGTACTATTGTTTATATTAGTCAGTCAATGATTAATTTCAATTGGAATAAACCAAGATGACAAGTTCACTCAGAACTAAAAGGAGAATTTTTAGATATTCCATTCATTCTGAACAGATCACTTCAAACAAATGACTGAAGGCTTGTAACCTGTGATGTGCCAGAAGGGGTGTTGtgcccactgctttttgtcatttattaaaGTCATTTGGATATAAACACAGGCAGTACAGataataagtttgcaaattataccaaaattggaggtgcagtggatagcgaagattacctcagatgggatcttgatcagatggaatttaatttagataaatgtgaggtgttgcattttggaaaggcaaaccag
This portion of the Chiloscyllium plagiosum isolate BGI_BamShark_2017 unplaced genomic scaffold, ASM401019v2 scaf_1600, whole genome shotgun sequence genome encodes:
- the LOC122547207 gene encoding heterogeneous nuclear ribonucleoprotein K-like isoform X5; this translates as METDQQDIKYNSPETNGSSLSPGSCKRPAEDHDGEQAFKRSRNNDQCVELRLLLQSKNAGAVIGKGGKNIKSLRTDYNASVSVPDSSGPERILSINADIETIGDILSKIIPTLEETLQYQHYKGKDFDCELRMLVHQSQAGSIIGVKGVKIKELRETTQTTIKLFQECCPHSTDRVVLLGGKPDRVVECIKIIMGLLAESPVKGRAQPYDPNFYDETYDYGGFTMMFDDRGRRPVPFQMRGRGGPHPPSPGYERRVPMGIGGRGRPMPPPRRDAYDDMSPPTRRGPPPLPRTARGGRGGRILPPPPPPRGNRMNDRYDGMGGSGYGGRGGYGDLGGPIITTQVTIPKDLAGSIIGKGGQRIKQIRHESGASIKIDEPLEGSEDRIITITGTQDQIQNAQYLLQNSAATAAALRP
- the LOC122547207 gene encoding heterogeneous nuclear ribonucleoprotein K-like isoform X4, with translation METDQQDIKYNSPETNGSSLSPGSCKRPAEDHDGEQAFKRSRNNDQCVELRLLLQSKNAGAVIGKGGKNIKSLRTDYNASVSVPDSSGPERILSINADIETIGDILSKIIPTLEEYQHYKGKDFDCELRMLVHQSQAGSIIGVKGVKIKELRETTQTTIKLFQECCPHSTDRVVLLGGKPDRVVECIKIIMGLLAESPVKGRAQPYDPNFYDETYDYGGFTMMFDDRGRRPVPFQMRGRGGPHPPSPGYERRVPMGIGGRGRPMPPPRRDAYDDMSPPTRRGPPPLPRTARGGRGGRILPPPPPPRGDRTLYGRNRMNDRYDGMGGSGYGGRGGYGDLGGPIITTQVTIPKDLAGSIIGKGGQRIKQIRHESGASIKIDEPLEGSEDRIITITGTQDQIQNAQYLLQNSAATAAALRP
- the LOC122547207 gene encoding heterogeneous nuclear ribonucleoprotein K-like isoform X9; protein product: METDQQDIKYNSPETNGKRPAEDHDGEQAFKRSRNNDQCVELRLLLQSKNAGAVIGKGGKNIKSLRTDYNASVSVPDSSGPERILSINADIETIGDILSKIIPTLEEYQHYKGKDFDCELRMLVHQSQAGSIIGVKGVKIKELRETTQTTIKLFQECCPHSTDRVVLLGGKPDRVVECIKIIMGLLAESPVKGRAQPYDPNFYDETYDYGGFTMMFDDRGRRPVPFQMRGRGGPHPPSPGYERRVPMGIGGRGRPMPPPRRDAYDDMSPPTRRGPPPLPRTARGGRGGRILPPPPPPRGDRTLYGRNRMNDRYDGMGGSGYGGRGGYGDLGGPIITTQVTIPKDLAGSIIGKGGQRIKQIRHESGASIKIDEPLEGSEDRIITITGTQDQIQNAQYLLQNSVRQYSGEFL
- the LOC122547207 gene encoding heterogeneous nuclear ribonucleoprotein K-like isoform X6, translating into METDQQDIKYNSPETNGKRPAEDHDGEQAFKRSRNNDQCVELRLLLQSKNAGAVIGKGGKNIKSLRTDYNASVSVPDSSGPERILSINADIETIGDILSKIIPTLEETLQYQHYKGKDFDCELRMLVHQSQAGSIIGVKGVKIKELRETTQTTIKLFQECCPHSTDRVVLLGGKPDRVVECIKIIMGLLAESPVKGRAQPYDPNFYDETYDYGGFTMMFDDRGRRPVPFQMRGRGGPHPPSPGYERRVPMGIGGRGRPMPPPRRDAYDDMSPPTRRGPPPLPRTARGGRGGRILPPPPPPRGDRTLYGRNRMNDRYDGMGGSGYGGRGGYGDLGGPIITTQVTIPKDLAGSIIGKGGQRIKQIRHESGASIKIDEPLEGSEDRIITITGTQDQIQNAQYLLQNSAATAAALRP
- the LOC122547207 gene encoding heterogeneous nuclear ribonucleoprotein K-like isoform X3, whose product is METDQQDIKYNSPETNGSSLSPGSCKRPAEDHDGEQAFKRSRNNDQCVELRLLLQSKNAGAVIGKGGKNIKSLRTDYNASVSVPDSSGPERILSINADIETIGDILSKIIPTLEETLQYQHYKGKDFDCELRMLVHQSQAGSIIGVKGVKIKELRETTQTTIKLFQECCPHSTDRVVLLGGKPDRVVECIKIIMGLLAESPVKGRAQPYDPNFYDETYDYGGFTMMFDDRGRRPVPFQMRGRGGPHPPSPGYERRVPMGIGGRGRPMPPPRRDAYDDMSPPTRRGPPPLPRTARGGRGGRILPPPPPPRGDRTLYGRNRMNDRYDGMGGSGYGGRGGYGDLGGPIITTQVTIPKDLAGSIIGKGGQRIKQIRHESGASIKIDEPLEGSEDRIITITGTQDQIQNAQYLLQNSYSSRFAPLS
- the LOC122547207 gene encoding heterogeneous nuclear ribonucleoprotein K-like isoform X8: METDQQDIKYNSPETNGKRPAEDHDGEQAFKRSRNNDQCVELRLLLQSKNAGAVIGKGGKNIKSLRTDYNASVSVPDSSGPERILSINADIETIGDILSKIIPTLEETLQYQHYKGKDFDCELRMLVHQSQAGSIIGVKGVKIKELRETTQTTIKLFQECCPHSTDRVVLLGGKPDRVVECIKIIMGLLAESPVKGRAQPYDPNFYDETYDYGGFTMMFDDRGRRPVPFQMRGRGGPHPPSPGYERRVPMGIGGRGRPMPPPRRDAYDDMSPPTRRGPPPLPRTARGGRGGRILPPPPPPRGDRTLYGRNRMNDRYDGMGGSGYGGRGGYGDLGGPIITTQVTIPKDLAGSIIGKGGQRIKQIRHESGASIKIDEPLEGSEDRIITITGTQDQIQNAQYLLQNSVRQYSGEFL
- the LOC122547207 gene encoding heterogeneous nuclear ribonucleoprotein K-like isoform X2, whose translation is METDQQDIKYNSPETNGSSLSPGSCKRPAEDHDGEQAFKRSRNNDQCVELRLLLQSKNAGAVIGKGGKNIKSLRTDYNASVSVPDSSGPERILSINADIETIGDILSKIIPTLEETLQYQHYKGKDFDCELRMLVHQSQAGSIIGVKGVKIKELRETTQTTIKLFQECCPHSTDRVVLLGGKPDRVVECIKIIMGLLAESPVKGRAQPYDPNFYDETYDYGGFTMMFDDRGRRPVPFQMRGRGGPHPPSPGYERRVPMGIGGRGRPMPPPRRDAYDDMSPPTRRGPPPLPRTARGGRGGRILPPPPPPRGDRTLYGRNRMNDRYDGMGGSGYGGRGGYGDLGGPIITTQVTIPKDLAGSIIGKGGQRIKQIRHESGASIKIDEPLEGSEDRIITITGTQDQIQNAQYLLQNSVRQYSGEFL
- the LOC122547207 gene encoding heterogeneous nuclear ribonucleoprotein K-like isoform X7, which produces METDQQDIKYNSPETNGKRPAEDHDGEQAFKRSRNNDQCVELRLLLQSKNAGAVIGKGGKNIKSLRTDYNASVSVPDSSGPERILSINADIETIGDILSKIIPTLEEYQHYKGKDFDCELRMLVHQSQAGSIIGVKGVKIKELRETTQTTIKLFQECCPHSTDRVVLLGGKPDRVVECIKIIMGLLAESPVKGRAQPYDPNFYDETYDYGGFTMMFDDRGRRPVPFQMRGRGGPHPPSPGYERRVPMGIGGRGRPMPPPRRDAYDDMSPPTRRGPPPLPRTARGGRGGRILPPPPPPRGDRTLYGRNRMNDRYDGMGGSGYGGRGGYGDLGGPIITTQVTIPKDLAGSIIGKGGQRIKQIRHESGASIKIDEPLEGSEDRIITITGTQDQIQNAQYLLQNSAATAAALRP
- the LOC122547207 gene encoding heterogeneous nuclear ribonucleoprotein K-like isoform X1, coding for METDQQDIKYNSPETNGSSLSPGSCKRPAEDHDGEQAFKRSRNNDQCVELRLLLQSKNAGAVIGKGGKNIKSLRTDYNASVSVPDSSGPERILSINADIETIGDILSKIIPTLEETLQYQHYKGKDFDCELRMLVHQSQAGSIIGVKGVKIKELRETTQTTIKLFQECCPHSTDRVVLLGGKPDRVVECIKIIMGLLAESPVKGRAQPYDPNFYDETYDYGGFTMMFDDRGRRPVPFQMRGRGGPHPPSPGYERRVPMGIGGRGRPMPPPRRDAYDDMSPPTRRGPPPLPRTARGGRGGRILPPPPPPRGDRTLYGRNRMNDRYDGMGGSGYGGRGGYGDLGGPIITTQVTIPKDLAGSIIGKGGQRIKQIRHESGASIKIDEPLEGSEDRIITITGTQDQIQNAQYLLQNSAATAAALRP